The genomic region TAAAACCGTTGCCGCCGGCAATCTGTAACCCCTCATTGACGCTCAGCCACAGTGCTTCAGTCGAGAAAATTTTACTTGCCGCAGCTTCTAGTGAGTAGTCGTCTGATTTTTCGTCGATTAATTTGCCAACGATACCCACAGCACTTTCAGCTGCGTAGCAATTCAGCGCCATGCGGGCCAGCTTCTCTCTGACCAAGCCGAACTCAACAATTGGCCGGCCAAATTGCTTGCGTTCCTTGGCATAAGTTGTAGCGAGTTCAAGCACGCGCTTCATTCCGCCTACCGAACCACCGCCTAAGCCGGTGCGACCGTTATTTAAAATTGACATCGCAATTTTAAACCCTTTACCAGCTTCGCCAAGTAAGTTTGCCTCAGGGACGATTACATTTTCAAAGACAACTGAGCTTGTTGCGGAAGCGCGAATCCCCATTTTGTCTTCCTTCGGCCCGACTGAAATTCCTGGCGTGTTGCGATCGACGATAAAGGCGGAAAGCTTACCCGAAGTTGCGTCGGTTCGCGCAAAAACTGTGAAGAGCCCGGCAATCGGTGCATTGGAAATCCAAATCTTTTCACCGTTTAATTTCCACGAGCCGTCTGGCAATTTCTCAGCAGTAGTGCGAATTGAGGCCGCATCGGATCCAGCACTTGGTTCAGTCAGGCAAAATGCAGCAATCAATTCTCCGCTAGCAAGCTTGGGAAGGTAGCGTCGTTTTTGTTCGGAATTGCCAAAGAGGATAATTCCCTTCATGCCAATTGAGCTATGCGCGCCGATTGTGATTGAGGTTGAAGGATCATACATGCTTGTTTCTTCAAGCACCCGAGCGTAGCCGAGATTTGATAAGCCGAGGCCGTCATGATCTTCAGGGATAATTAAGGCAAAAAGTCCAAGCTCACGTAATTCTTGAATATATGAGTCTGGATACGTGCCACTGACATCGGCAGTACGGAAAAAGTCTTCCCGCGGGGCAAGAAATTTACGGATCGAATCGAGAATGGCGCGCAGGGTTTCTTGTTCGGCTTGAGCAATTACCGGGAAGGGGAAAAGCTCTTGATAGCGGACATCGCCCAAGAAAAGCCCCTTAACTACCCCCTGTGCCTCAGCAATTTCTGCGGTAACTTCTTTTTGCATAAATCCTTAAAAAACTCGAAATTTCACCTACTTATAATCCTTATCGGTTGATCTGGCTAGTAAGCTTATGGGGATTTTTAGCCAACTCCGACTAGGAGAAAACACTAGTTAAGGTACTGACGTCGTATGTCGATATATCAGTTGTAAACTATATGGATCTGATTGTTTTTTAAACAGTTTTTTTTGAGTTCAAACGCTTTGCAACTGAGGTTTTTTAGACGTGAGAGTGCATCCTTCAATCATCACTAATTCTAGTGCCAAGTGGTATTTCCCAGCTAGCGTGATTGTGCTGCTTGCCATTTTAGGA from bacterium harbors:
- a CDS encoding acyl-CoA dehydrogenase family protein produces the protein MQKEVTAEIAEAQGVVKGLFLGDVRYQELFPFPVIAQAEQETLRAILDSIRKFLAPREDFFRTADVSGTYPDSYIQELRELGLFALIIPEDHDGLGLSNLGYARVLEETSMYDPSTSITIGAHSSIGMKGIILFGNSEQKRRYLPKLASGELIAAFCLTEPSAGSDAASIRTTAEKLPDGSWKLNGEKIWISNAPIAGLFTVFARTDATSGKLSAFIVDRNTPGISVGPKEDKMGIRASATSSVVFENVIVPEANLLGEAGKGFKIAMSILNNGRTGLGGGSVGGMKRVLELATTYAKERKQFGRPIVEFGLVREKLARMALNCYAAESAVGIVGKLIDEKSDDYSLEAAASKIFSTEALWLSVNEGLQIAGGNGFMRDYPYERLLRDSRINMIFEGTNEILRLYIALSGYQEVGNVFTELKSGLGNFLHDPIKGFGVLGSYAARRFSPWSSIKSERLELAERILPDETASLKWLTTQFARGIEALLRAHGKNIVGKQLLSKRVADSAIDLFVASSMLSRVHSAIEAQGKAQTVAEQLLLKLFLSEAKRRVSGNLRLLSHNDDALIESIAQNTIEHGYNWDWL